ACATGCCCGCTTTTGCCAGTGCGCCGCCGACAAATACAAAGCCTTTTGTGGTGCCCCCGCACACTTGATCGGCACCATCGGCTGAGTGAACAAAGCCACCCCCGCTTTAAGTGATTTCACACACTCCCATGTGTACGGTGCTAAATCGGCACGATAATTCGATGTCACCCCATTTTTACCCAGCGCATCCACCAGTCCAGGAATCGCATCCCACAACAAGGCCAAACCAGGCGCGACCACCAACTGTTGGTACGTCACCACCTCGCCACCTTCGCATGTCAATTGGCTGTTTTCGGGCTGAAAACTCGCCACTGCCGCACGAATCCATTTGGCCTTCGCAGGCATCACCGCATGCATGTTGCGCACCGTTTTTTGCACATCAAACTCACCTGCCCCAACCAAAGTCCAAGCAGGTTGATAAAAATGTCGATCCGATGGCTCAATAATGGCCACATCGAGGTTGGGTTGGCGCTTAAGCAAACTGGCCGCCAAAGCAATTCCCCCTGAACCACCACCCACAATCACCACATCGTGATGACGCTGCGCTGATTCACCCGCACCCTTATCCACTGCGGATGCCTGTGCTACCGATGCCGTTAAATCAGGACTTTTTTTTTGAGTGGCCACATCGTCTGTCGATGCGCTTGACACCGCGGGCACATTAACCAACGTCAAATCATGCGGATTGAGCAACCCCATCGCCATCGCCGCTTGGAAAATATTAGTTGAACGCGTGCCCGTACGACAAAAAGCCAGCACAGGCTTCTCGGCCTGCCCCACCAAAGCAGCAAACTCTTCAACCAAAGCTTGAGTCACTTGCGACGGGGAAAAAGGTTGTGCAATATAATTCAAGCCAGCCGCACGCGCCGCCTCACCTACCGCATCCGCAGTCGGCTGATCAGAGCCACCTTCATAATCGGGGCGGTTGTTAATCACTGTTTTAAAGCCCTCTTGAGCCACCAAAGCCATGTCCTCAGGAGACGCCTGAGGTGCAGTTGCAAAAAGCGGGCTGTGCGCCGTAATAGAAATTCCCATGTCATCCCTCAATTATTTTTAAACATATCCAAAGCACAGTGCTTCATTTCAACACCATACCCAGACAATACCGATGCAAACAGATCCAGTACAACCCATCAATGAGCTTCATTGTAAAGGAATTGATTTCATTAAACAACGCACAAAAAACACAGCCGTCAGCGAAAAATCAAAACCACAGTTATAATCCAATCTCTATACAATCATCAATTAACCATTCCATCCAACAACCCAAAAAGGACCCATCATGGCTCAAGTATTGTTACGCGGCACCCCTGTGAACACATCTGGCGAATTGCCTGCAATTGGCAGTGCAGCCCCCGCATTTAATTTAACCAACAACAAACTCGAAAAAATCAGCCTTGCAAGTTTGGCGGGGCAAAAAGTTGTCATCAGCATTTTCCCATCAATTGACACACCCACATGTGCAACTTCAACACGCAAATTCAATGAACAAGCCGCAGCGAAAGAGGGCGTTACCGTCGTCACAGTGTCCGAAGATTTACCATTCGCCTTGGGTCGCTTCTGCGGTGCTGAAGGCATCGACAACGTTCACACTTTATCGGCATTTCGTTCATCATTCGGTCAAGATTATGGCGTTGAACTGACTGAAAGCGCATTGGCGGGTTTAACGGCGCGCGCAGTCGTTGTCGTCAATGAAGCAGGCACAGTGGTCTACACGGAGTTGGTCAATAACGTGTCTGACGAACCGAACTACGAAGCCACATTGGCTGCACTGGCTTGAACTGCAACAAACATCAAGCTAAAGCATTAAAAAAGCCCTGCACATGCAGGGCTTTTTTGATCTAACAACCCAAAGGGTTGATTAGAATGAGTGACGCATACCAACGTCCCACAATTTTGCTTTTGCAGAACCACCAGCAACAAAGTTAGTTTTACGATAACCCGCATTTGCGAAAAGTTCTGTGCGTTTGCTTAAAGAATGAATGTAGCCCAAACCAAAGCGTTGTTCTTTGCTATAGCCATTGATTTTGTCATTCAAGTAATTGACATACACTTTATCAGCTGGCGTAACCATTGCACTGATCGTTGTGTGAATGCGACGCTCTTTACCACTTGGAGACAATGCATTAGCAGCACCCAATTTAGCAGAAGCATAAGACAAAGCAATCGACACAGGGTTGAATGTGAATTTAGTACCGACACCCCATTCGTTTTTAACAGCAGAAGCATCATTATCCGCTTGGTAGCCCAAACCAAACACCCAGTTTGGATTCACACGATAAGCACCTGTCAAACCGTATGACGCTTTAGTACCAGAGACGCCTTCAGTTGTATTCCCAGCATAACCACCTTTGGTCGTCGCACCCGCATGAACCACTAAACCATTATTGGCGTTCATGCCATTGTAATCGTAGTAAGCACCGTTTGCCCAGTTACCCGCTGAAGACTTCCAGCCCAAGCCACTGGCCAAATGGTCATCACTGTAACCAAAACGATCCATTGGAGAAGCAGAACGACCAAAGTACAATGCATGCATGCCATTGGCAAAACTCAAACCCACAACAGATTTTTCACCGAAGAAATTACTGCCATTGCTTGCGCCTGTGTCTGCATCAAATTTTGCTTCCAAATGAGCAAAAGCAGCCATGCCATTACCTAAATCTTCGTTTACTTTGATGCCCACGCGAGACTCACCTGCAGCACCTTGCAGAACGCTCAAACCATCGCCTGTGGCACTTTGGTATGCCGTTTCAACTTTGCCATACAAAGTTACACTTGATGCCGCTTGAGCCACACCTGTTGCTGCAGTCAATACAGCCAATGCCAATAATGATTTTTTCATTTTGTCTTCCTCACATAATCGAGAATATTGTAATAGTGAACCAGATAACCCCTGCTACCCAGCCCCGCCACTTGTCACATAAAAGTAACAAACCGACGTCTCATTATTGATGGATTGTGTATTTTTGTCCAGCTAAAACAACAAAGTCACGACTTTAGCCTGTACTTTAACTACAATTTGTATCATTTATGCAAAAGACTTTTTCAAAAAAACACCTTAAACGCCGATTATATGTCTGTTATTTAAAAAAATAAAAAAAGCCCCTAAAAAGGGGCTTTTTTATTTCCATTTAAAACTGGCTAAGCCAGCATTAAATTAGAATGCGTGACGCATAGCAACGCTGTAGTCGTAACCGCTGACCAATTCGCCAGTCAATGAAGTGCGTTTGTTGCGTGCAACTTCACCGTATACACTTGTACGTTTGCTCAATGCATGGTTGTAACCCAAACCGTATGCAGTAACTGCAGACGCGTTAGTTACTTTAACACGGTTGTATTGTGCATAAACAGTATCATTTGAAGTTACAGCACCAGAAACAAAAGCATTGATTGTTTTAGTGTGTGTAGATGTGCCGTCAGCTTTTTGATCAGCATAAGAAGCACCCAAAGTCACTGGATTGAACGTGTAAGAAGCTGCAACGCCCCATTCTTTAGTCAATGCAACGCCATCACGTTGGTATGCAGCACCCAAACCGAAGTTGTTTGCAGAGTATTTAGCATACAAACCATAGCCAATTTTACCAGTGCCTTCAGTTGCGTTACCAGAGTCACCACCTTTAGTAGAAACGTTTGCACCAGCAGTCAAACCACCCATAGAGTAGTCATAGAAAGCAGAGTTGCTGTGACGAGTAGCAGAAGCGTAGTTAGAGAAGCCCAATGCACGTTCGCCGATAACGAAATCACCCAAGCCGTTTTCTAAAGCAGCTGTAGCGCGGCCAAAACGAACTGAACCGAAGTTACCTTTCAAACCAACAGTTGATTCACGATCAAACATGTCTTTCGCGTATGAACCTGTATCGCCATTGAAACGACCTTCTAATTTGAAAGTAGCAGCCAAGCCATTACCCAAATCTTCTTGGCCTTTGATGCCAAAGCGAGACATGTTTGTATTTGCTGTACCGTTGTCTTGAGTCACGCTTTTACCATCATGGTGAGCACTTTCGTAACCAACGTCCATACGGCCATACATAGTTACACTTGAAGCTGCGTTCGCTGCACCAGCAGCAGATGCCAAAACGGCCAAAGCCAATAATGATTTTTTCATTTGTCTATCCCCAGAAAAGTTAAACTTAATCTGCCAAATTCAAAAATGAACTTGACTGCTCCTTACAGAGCACTGCGATACGTCGTTCCTCAACAGCGCATCGATGTGTTCATTATTCTACTGGTCTATCCTTTTGTCCACCTTTTATGACGCAGCCGCAGCAAACATTCGACATAAAAACAACAAAACGTCGCATTAATGCAACGTTTTGCCCCAACAAAGCACAGCCAATAAAAAACGCGACCCCAAGGTCGCGTTTTTTCGTATAAGCATTGAAATTAAAAATTGTGGCGCAATGCGAGATCCCAAGTAGTTGCTTTGGTGTTTGCAACAGTGTCTTTCGTGCGTGCAACGTCTGCATAAATTGAAGTGCGTTTGCTCAATGTGTGGATGTAACCCAAGCCATACGCCGTTTGACGTTTGTAGGCGGCGGTCACAGCACCCACTGTGTTTTTACGGCGATCATTGCGATAAATCAAATTAATCGTATCGTCTGCGGTGGCTGCGATCGAAGCAGAAGCCTCCCAAATGCGTGATTTGGCTTTGCTACCGACAACATTGTCATTGCCTTGTGCGTAAGACACACCCAAAGTCACTGGGTTGATTTTATAGCTCAGCGCTGCACCAAACTCTTTTGCAATGGTTTTCGCGGCTTTTTTACCATCGGCTTGGTAAGCCAAGCCCACCGTCAAACCATTGGCAGAATATTTACCATAAGCACCGAATGCTGGCTTTTGGCCGATCACGCCATCGTCTGTTGAACCGCTTTGACCTTCGTTGTAGCTGCCTTTGGTTGTGACGTCGGCACCAAATTCATAAGGGCCGTTGGCGTATGTGTAGAACAAACCGTTGCTGTGACGCGTTGCAGATGCGTAGGCTTGCAAATCAGTTGCGCGGCGACCCACGTTAACGAAAGCAATACCGCGATCCATCATGGAAATGGAACGACCCAAACGAACATGACCAAAACTGCCTTTCAGGCCAACAGTTGACTCACGGTCAAAAAAGCTACGATTTGCTGTTTTAGCACCCGTGTCCAAATCAAAACGGCCTTCCAATTGGAAAGTTGCGGCCAAGCCATTGCCCAAGTCTTCTTGACCTTTGATGCCAAGACGTGTTTCACCGCCACCAGACTGCATCAAGCTTGAGCCCGTGGTTTTAGAGTAAGCCACGTCTGCACGACCATACATGGTCACACTTGAAGCGGCTTGTGCTGCACCTGCTGTTGCACCCAAAACGACCAACGCCAATACACTTTTTTTCATTTTTTGCTCCTAGGTTAAAATTTTTTAGGGTGCACGTCATCACCACAACTTAATCTCTCTGATATTCACAAACCCTCTGCAAACGTGTTTCTTTTGTTGTGTCGATTATAGTCAGCGTTTGTGACGAACAGTTTACTTTTTGACAATTTGTACAAAACATGTAGACATAAAAACAACACTTGGTTTTTATCAAAGAAGACACAATTACTTAATTTTTTACAAAAACAATATTTATTTCTGTTAAATCAAAAAATCATTCAAACTAAACCCTAAAAAAACAAACCACTTCAAAACAAATCTATTTTTTCTCTAAAAAACAACACCCGATCCAACATCAAACACACAAATGGCGTCAAGCATCCCAAGCCAACTTAAACAAATGCAAGAGTTCAACTGGAGAGCGCACGATGCAATCCGACAACCAAGTGGAAACCTCTTCATCCTCACAATAGCCATAGGCCGCAGCAATGGCCGTCATATAACCTGCCGCACGCGCTGACTGTATGTCCCTCAGATCGTCCCCAACATAAACCAATCTGTCCGCAGGTAAACCCATCTGCTCGGCAGCGTAAAGTAGGGGCAAAGGGTGTGGCTTGGCTTGTGCGGTTGTGTCTCCACTCACAACGACTGCGGCACGCGAACTCAAACCCAAAGCACGCACCAATGAATCAGTAAAGCGCATGTGCTTATTGGTGACAACACCCCATGGAATGGCATGCGCCTCCAACCAAGCAAGCAGCCCTTCAACGCCATCAAAAAGCTTTGAATGAACACAATTGTGTGATGCGTAATAGTCCAAAAATTCGCCCTGCAATCGGCCAAAATCAGGATCATTTGGCACAACACCCAGACCTGCACCCAGCAAGCCTCGCGCGCCCAGCGAGGCATAAGGTCGCAACTGTTCTAAAGGCAAATCTGGCAAGCCTCGCCTGACCCGCAAAGCATTAACAGCAGCAGCCAAATCTGGAGCAGAATCAACAAGTGTGCCATCCAAATCAAACAGCACACCCAAAGGCTTACTTGGAAAATGATAATCCATCGCATACATCCATATTTATTGTTGTTTTCGACACACCATCATGTAATTCACATCGGCATCGTCTGATAAAACGAAAGGAGCGGCTTGATCACGCCATGGGTGATAAGCAATGCCTTTCATCTCCAACACCTCCAAACCAGCAGCACGGGCATACCGAGCCAGCTCACTGGGCTTGATGAATGTTTTATAATCATGGGTGCCCTTAGGGATCCAATTAAGGACATATTCTGCGGCCACAACCCCCAGAAAAAACGCCTTGGGATGGCGGTTTAAAGTTGAGAAAAACACCAAGCCACCCGATTTAACCAACGCTGCACAGCTGTTGATGACGGACACAGGGTCTGGCACATGCTCAAGCATCTCCATACACGTCACCACATCAAAAGCCCCTGACTTTTGCTGAGCCATCGACTCAGCGGTATCCACGACATATTCAATATTTAAACCGTGCTCAGCGGCATGTAGGCGCGCCACCTCTATGGAGTCCATCGCCATATCCAGCCCCATCACTTGACCGCCTTGACGAGCCAAGGCTTCGGATAATATCCCACCACCACACCCCACATCAATCACTGTCGCCCCCATCAAGTGTACATGCTGCATCACCCAAGCAAGGCGCACTGGGTTCACTTGATGCAAGGTTTTCAATGGCCCTTGCGCATCCCACCACTGCTGCGCGTGCTGGGAAAATTTATCTATTTCAGCGGGTGTCACATTGATTGTATTGCTCATGTTTATTTAACCTTGAATTAAAAGTGTTTAGGATTTGGACATTATACGGGCTTACAACAAACCTCCTCAAGCACGCCATAGCCTCATCAGCCTCAAGCCAGCAGATCAATGCATCAAAGCTTAAAAGTCAAAAAAGCCCTGCATAAGCAGGGCTTTTAGTGCATTACAGGACCTGAAATACATCAGTCCAACATCAATTACTTGATGTTAACGCCTGGAATGCTTTGCAAGAATGTATTCCAACGACCAACTTGGTCAGCAGGAACATTCACACCACGCACATCAACAGAAACGCGACGGTTTGGTTGCTCAGCAGCGATGCGTGCAGCACGTGTGCCTTTAGTCAAAGGTTGTACCAACAATTGGCGTTTACCCATGCCAGAAGTTGTGATTGCAGCTGGAGAAATGCCTTGGCTGACCAAGAATGCTTTAACAGCTTCTGCACGACGCAAAGACAAACGGTCATTGTAAGCATCAGAACCGAAAGAATCGGTGTGACCCACAACGATGGTTTGGTCAAATTTAACTGATTTCAATGCAGTTGCCAAAGCACCTAAAGCCTGTTGGCCCATCGGGCGCAAAGTGGCTTTGTCAAAGTCGAACAATGCACTTGCATCGAAGTTCAATTTGCTGCTGTCAATTTTAACATTTTCAACTGGTTTTGCAGCTACCGCATCGCAACCTACAACTGCGTTGCCATCAGGGTAGTAGCCAGTCTGCCAGCACAGCTCATCGGTACCGTTTTTCCAGATTTGGTGTTCTGTGTCAGCAACGTGACGGCTGTTAACTGCGTCTTCTTTAGGAGAGACTACAGTGTTTGGATTGGTTTGACATGCCGCGAGGGCTAATGTTGCGGCCAAAGAAGCTACTTTTACGAAGTTTTTCATGTTTCTCCTCTTTTTTGGAAAATACGCAAGTTACCCTGCGGAATACGTTTACCTTGTTCATATAATTCTAAAACAGGGCAAATTATAACGTTCTGGTGCTTGCCGTGCAATAAAAATCGCGCACAGCGCATACCATGCACCGTACAGAATCCATTGTGCCACAAATTATCTACACCAGTACAAACAAAAGCCTTTAATTGTGGAGAGCCTGCAACACTGAACATTAAAACTGTTTCTATTTTGCAACAAGCGTTGTTTTTTATCTTCAAACACTTAGGGCTCAATGCATCCGAAATTTTCAACCCAAGCAATGCTCAGTCGAACCGTCCATCACCCTGATATTAAATGCACTTTAGCATGTTGTTTGGACTGACCACGTGGTAAAATAGCGGGTTACTGTGGGTAAGCTGTATTTGCCGCTTTGAATTGAAGTTACACCGAGGCATTAATTCAACCACCACGCCAAAAATGCTTTTATATAATAGGACATTCGATGCAATCGTTCGCTAAAGAAATACTGCCGATCTCCCTTGAAGATGAGATGCGCAATTCGTATCTCGATTATGCCATGAGCGTGATCGTAGGGCGCGCACTGCCTGATGTGCGCGACGGCCTAAAACCCGTCCACCGCCGCGTGCTGTTCGCCATGCATGAACTGAACAACGACTGGAATCGGGCGTACAAAAAGTCGGCACGTATTGTTGGTGACGTGATTGGTAAATACCACCCACATGGCGATACTGCGGTTTATGATACGGTCGTTCGCATGGCTCAAGATTTTTCTTTGCGCTACATGCTGGTCGACGGCCAAGGCAACTTCGGCTCGGTGGATGGCGATTTTGCTGCGGCCATGCGTTATACCGAAATTCGCATGGCGAAAATCGGCCATCAACTGCTTGAAGATCTGGATAAAGAAACCGTTGACTTTGGCGCCAACTACGATGGCTCTGAACGCGAACCATTGGTTTTACCCGCACGCATTCCAAACTTGCTCATCAATGGCTCAACGGGTATCGCTGTGGGCATGGCGACCAACATCCCACCACACAATCTATCGGAAGTCATCAAAGGTTGCTTGCACATGCTGCACAACCCGGAAGCGACCGTCGATGAACTGCTGGAGTTCATCCCCGCCCCCGACTTTCCCACTGCGGGTTTAATTTACGGCATTTCGGGCGTCCGTCAAGGCTACCGCACAGGCCGCGGCCGCGTGGTCATGCGCGCCAAAGTTCATGTTGAAGACATGGAAAAAGGCAATCGCCAAGCGATCATCGTCGATGAGCTGCCGTATCAGGTCAATAAACGTCGTTTACTCGAATCCATTGCGGAGCAGGTCAATGACAAGCGCCTTGAAGGCATCTCAGACATTCGCGATGAATCAGATCGCTCTGGCATGCGTGTGGTCATTGAACTGAAACGCGGTGAAATGGCCGAAGTGGTTCTGAACAACCTATATAAACACACTCAATTACAAGACACTTTTGGCATCAACATGGTGGCCCTGGTGGACGGTCAACCCAAACTACTCAACTTGCGTGAAATGCTGGTGTACTTCCTTGAGCATCGCCGTGAGGTGGTGACGCGTCGGACGGCCTTTGAGCTGCGTAAAGCGCGCGCGCGCGGACACATCTTGGAAGGTCTCGCAGTCGCCTTAGCGAACATCGATGAATTCATCGCCATCATCAAGGCTGCTGCGACGCCACCACAAGCCAAGATTGATTTGATGGCGAAAATATGGGATTCTGAAATCGTCCGTGAAATGCTGTCACGCACCGAAGGGGGGGGCGCGCTGTATCGCCCCGATGATTTACTGGCTGAATTTGGCTTACAAAGCAATGGCCTGTACCGTTTATCTGACGTACAAACCCAAGAAATTTTGCAAATGCGTTTACAACGCTTAACGGGACTCGAACAAGATAAAATCGTCCAAGAATACAAAGACATCATGGCAAACATTGCTGACTTGCTCGACATTTTAAGTCGACCAGAACGCGTGACCACCATCATTGATGCCGAGTTGACCGCAATCAATGAAGAATTTGGTGATGCCCGCCGCTCACAAATTGAACTCAATGCATTTGACATCGACATCGAAGATTTAATCACACCGCAAGACATGGTCGTGACCTTGTCGCACACAGGCTATATTAAAGCGCAACCGCTGACCGAATACCGCACACAACGTCGAGGCGGCCGAGGCAAACAAGCGGCTGCGACCAAAGGTGAAGAGGACTGGATTGAGAACCTGTTCGTCGCCAACACCCACGATACGATTTTAAGCTTCTCAGATCGAGGTCGTGTCTATTGGACTCGGGTGTATGAAGTCCCACAAGGTTCACGCACATCTCGCGGCACCCCCATCATTCGCATGCTGCCGCTTGAAGAGGGTGAAAAAATCACGGTCATGCTGCCGATTTCTTCCGCCGACGGCTTCCCCGAAGACAAATACGTGTTCATGGCCACGCGTTTGGGTACGGTCAAAAAAACCCCCTTATCTGATTTCAAGCGCCCCATGAAACGCGGCATCATTGCCGTGAACTTGGACGAAGGCGATCACCTGATTGGTGCCGCTGTCACCGATGGCCAACACGACATCATGCTGTTTTCTGACGCAGGTAAAGCGGTGCGCTTTGACGAATCGGATGTTCGCGCAGTCGGTCGCAACACGCGCGGCATGCGTGGCATGCGCCTCGAAGACGACCAAACCATCATTGCTTTGCTGGTTGCGGAAAGTGAAACGCAATACATTCTGACGGCCACTGAGAATGGTTATGGCAAACGCACACCGATCACCGAATACACCCGACACGGGCGTGGTGGCAAAGGCATGATCGCCATCCAAACCTCAGAACGCAATGGTAAAGTCGTTGCCGCTCAATTGGTTGAAGAAGACGATCAAATTATGCTCATCACCACGGGTGGCACATTGGTGCGCACACGCATCTCTGAGATTCGCACCGTCGGTCGTGCCGCCCAAGGCGTGACATTGATCGGCCTGGACAATGGTGATGTCCTGTCAGGCGTTCAAAAAATCATTGAAACAGTTGCAGGTGTCGACGACGAGGAAGAAGGAGAGGATGTCGCACTCAACGATGATTCGACGACAGGCGAACCAACAGCAACAGATGAAAGCACAGCCGACTGATAAACAGGGGTGACAACAGGCATTGCCTCAGAACAAGCGACGAGACCAACTCGTCGCTTTTTTTATATACAATGGATCGTCCCTGACAAACAATGCGTTGGTGTATGCCCTGCACAGGTCAAAGTGGTTCTGTCTTTATGGGCATTTACCCCTTAGAGTGGTGCTTGAGGTGAAAATTATGAACAATGACAATCAATACGCAGAGCCAACTGCTCAAACACAAAAAACACAACGTAAGCCCATCGTCCTCGTGCCCACAGGCGCAAAAGAACACAGTGGACACTGGTATCAGCTGATGGGTAAAAAGTACTTGGATCCATTGGTTCACATTTCAGGCTGCGTGCCCGTGATGCTGCCCACCGCTTATGGCGAAGAAGACATTGAGCAATATGTGGACATGGCCGATGCCATCTTCCTGTCTGGTGCATCCACCAACATCGACCCCGCACTATACGGTCAAGAATGGCAGACCCCCGACCAAGGTCAAGATAAAGGACGCGACCACTTCAACATCGCCTTGATTCGTGCAGGCTTAAAGCGTGGCCTGCCTTTTTTCGGCATCTGCCGCGGCTTTCAAGAACTCAACATCGCCTTCGGCGGCGACCTGTATCAGCAAGTCCACAACAGCCCAGGCATGATGGATCACCGAGAAAAAGACCCCAATGCGCCATTAACCGAACAGTATGGCCCGAATCACTCGGTCCAACTCACGCCCAATTCATGGCTCGGCAACGTACTGGACACCGATCACTTTATGGTCAACTCCTTACATGGGCAAGGCATCAAAACCTTGGGTCAAGGCCTGAGCGCACTGGCTCACGCTGAAGATGGGCTTGTTGAAGCGGCATACTGCCCTGAATTCAAACAATTCACCCTTGGCGTGCAGTGGCATCCCGAATGGTTGGCCCATGAAAACCCATTGTCGATCAAACTGTTTCAAGCCTTTGGCAATGCAGCACGCGATTTCTCAAAGCAAAAGTAACACCACCCGCATCGATCGAAAACGCCCCTTTCAGGGCGTTTTTTTATGGGAAGCTTTCGACATGACGCTGCTTTTTTTGACTGTTTTTATTTATAAAAACGCTCAAACATTCTACACAATTTACGCTTATATTTTGATAAAGCAAGATTAGCACTCCAACCAAAAGAGTGCTAAAATAAGCTCAATAACACTCAGATTTAACCTTTATTTTTTGTTTTTAGGAGCAAAAACCCGATGAGCGCTTACGCCGTCACGCCTTACAGTAACACATACCAACAACTGCTCTCCGTCCCGACATTTGGCGATCTGGAAGCTTATGCGCGCGCAGTCAACAGCGTGCCCATGCTCACGCCCGAGCAAGAATACGAATTATCGATGGCCTACCGCGCCAACCCCAATGATTTACTTGCAGCCCATACGTTGGTCATATCGCATCTGCGCGTGGTGGTTGCACAAGCACGTAAATATGCAGGTTATGGTTTGCCGCAAGGCGATTTGATCCAAGAAGGCTCGATTGGCTTGATGAAAGCCGTCAAACGCTTTGACCCCACACGTGGTGTGCGTTTGGTCTCGTTTGCCATGCATTGGATCAAAGCAGAAATGCACGAGTACATCATCAAAAACTGGCGCATGGTCAAAATCGCCACCACCAAAGCGCAACGCAAACTCTTTTTTAATTTGCGCAGCATGAAAACTGGTGATCACTTGAGTCAAGATGAGATTCACAACATGGCCAAAGTGTTGAATGTGAAGCCAGAAGAAGTGGTGGAGATGGATCAACGCTTGTCTGGACGTGACATTGCCATTGATGGCGGCATGGACGATGACGATGAAGCCATGCACATGGCGCCCATCGCTTACTTGGCCGATGAAACGCAAGAGCCCACCCACGTGTTGGCGCGCCACCAAGAAGACACACGCCAAACCGATGGCTTACAAAATGCTTTGGCGCAATTGGATAAGCGCTCACGTGAAATTGTACAATCGCGCTGGTTGCAGGATGACGATGACAAAGGCCCCACTTTGCATGATTTGGCTGCTAAATTTGGCATTTCAGCTGAACGCGTTCGTCAAATTGAATCAGCGGCCATGAAAAAAATGAAGGCGTTTTTGACGCTGGAGTACGCTCGATAAGCAACATCCACTCAACCACTGACAAAAAAGGCGACCAAGGTCGCCTTTTTACATGCATTTTCATTAAAATGGAGGCTCT
The window above is part of the Ephemeroptericola cinctiostellae genome. Proteins encoded here:
- the ubiG gene encoding bifunctional 2-polyprenyl-6-hydroxyphenol methylase/3-demethylubiquinol 3-O-methyltransferase UbiG; translation: MSNTINVTPAEIDKFSQHAQQWWDAQGPLKTLHQVNPVRLAWVMQHVHLMGATVIDVGCGGGILSEALARQGGQVMGLDMAMDSIEVARLHAAEHGLNIEYVVDTAESMAQQKSGAFDVVTCMEMLEHVPDPVSVINSCAALVKSGGLVFFSTLNRHPKAFFLGVVAAEYVLNWIPKGTHDYKTFIKPSELARYARAAGLEVLEMKGIAYHPWRDQAAPFVLSDDADVNYMMVCRKQQ
- a CDS encoding OmpA family protein, yielding MKNFVKVASLAATLALAACQTNPNTVVSPKEDAVNSRHVADTEHQIWKNGTDELCWQTGYYPDGNAVVGCDAVAAKPVENVKIDSSKLNFDASALFDFDKATLRPMGQQALGALATALKSVKFDQTIVVGHTDSFGSDAYNDRLSLRRAEAVKAFLVSQGISPAAITTSGMGKRQLLVQPLTKGTRAARIAAEQPNRRVSVDVRGVNVPADQVGRWNTFLQSIPGVNIK
- the gyrA gene encoding DNA gyrase subunit A codes for the protein MQSFAKEILPISLEDEMRNSYLDYAMSVIVGRALPDVRDGLKPVHRRVLFAMHELNNDWNRAYKKSARIVGDVIGKYHPHGDTAVYDTVVRMAQDFSLRYMLVDGQGNFGSVDGDFAAAMRYTEIRMAKIGHQLLEDLDKETVDFGANYDGSEREPLVLPARIPNLLINGSTGIAVGMATNIPPHNLSEVIKGCLHMLHNPEATVDELLEFIPAPDFPTAGLIYGISGVRQGYRTGRGRVVMRAKVHVEDMEKGNRQAIIVDELPYQVNKRRLLESIAEQVNDKRLEGISDIRDESDRSGMRVVIELKRGEMAEVVLNNLYKHTQLQDTFGINMVALVDGQPKLLNLREMLVYFLEHRREVVTRRTAFELRKARARGHILEGLAVALANIDEFIAIIKAAATPPQAKIDLMAKIWDSEIVREMLSRTEGGGALYRPDDLLAEFGLQSNGLYRLSDVQTQEILQMRLQRLTGLEQDKIVQEYKDIMANIADLLDILSRPERVTTIIDAELTAINEEFGDARRSQIELNAFDIDIEDLITPQDMVVTLSHTGYIKAQPLTEYRTQRRGGRGKQAAATKGEEDWIENLFVANTHDTILSFSDRGRVYWTRVYEVPQGSRTSRGTPIIRMLPLEEGEKITVMLPISSADGFPEDKYVFMATRLGTVKKTPLSDFKRPMKRGIIAVNLDEGDHLIGAAVTDGQHDIMLFSDAGKAVRFDESDVRAVGRNTRGMRGMRLEDDQTIIALLVAESETQYILTATENGYGKRTPITEYTRHGRGGKGMIAIQTSERNGKVVAAQLVEEDDQIMLITTGGTLVRTRISEIRTVGRAAQGVTLIGLDNGDVLSGVQKIIETVAGVDDEEEGEDVALNDDSTTGEPTATDESTAD
- a CDS encoding gamma-glutamyl-gamma-aminobutyrate hydrolase family protein; protein product: MNNDNQYAEPTAQTQKTQRKPIVLVPTGAKEHSGHWYQLMGKKYLDPLVHISGCVPVMLPTAYGEEDIEQYVDMADAIFLSGASTNIDPALYGQEWQTPDQGQDKGRDHFNIALIRAGLKRGLPFFGICRGFQELNIAFGGDLYQQVHNSPGMMDHREKDPNAPLTEQYGPNHSVQLTPNSWLGNVLDTDHFMVNSLHGQGIKTLGQGLSALAHAEDGLVEAAYCPEFKQFTLGVQWHPEWLAHENPLSIKLFQAFGNAARDFSKQK
- the rpoH gene encoding RNA polymerase sigma factor RpoH, encoding MSAYAVTPYSNTYQQLLSVPTFGDLEAYARAVNSVPMLTPEQEYELSMAYRANPNDLLAAHTLVISHLRVVVAQARKYAGYGLPQGDLIQEGSIGLMKAVKRFDPTRGVRLVSFAMHWIKAEMHEYIIKNWRMVKIATTKAQRKLFFNLRSMKTGDHLSQDEIHNMAKVLNVKPEEVVEMDQRLSGRDIAIDGGMDDDDEAMHMAPIAYLADETQEPTHVLARHQEDTRQTDGLQNALAQLDKRSREIVQSRWLQDDDDKGPTLHDLAAKFGISAERVRQIESAAMKKMKAFLTLEYAR